In Gimesia benthica, a single window of DNA contains:
- the tilS gene encoding tRNA lysidine(34) synthetase TilS: MNEFVSAVNRGWRACEQRIAAEQTHIPDKSPPATQAERTLVAVSGGADSVALLRALMELVSATEHDCRPGSLVVAHLNHGLRGADSDADADWLTETCRALNLPLVLEKQELAPQQTGPSTGLEELSRSARYEFLIRTANAEHCTRIAVAHTRDDQAETVLHHIIRGTGISGLKGIPRVRLLAENLYLVRPLLDLGREDVVRYLQECGQEFRTDASNTDLRFTRNRIRHQLLPYLKTEFNPAVVQALQRLSQQAEEVTEVISADVTQILNRATLDRNRETWRLDCDQLFDTPDYLVKQCFLKIWQEMHWSRKRMGFDHWQRLLELTREGQKIHLPDQIEAERRERLLILRRLPDRTET, encoded by the coding sequence ATGAATGAGTTTGTCTCAGCAGTGAATCGCGGCTGGCGCGCCTGCGAGCAGCGGATTGCAGCCGAGCAAACGCATATACCAGACAAGAGTCCACCTGCAACACAAGCCGAGAGAACCCTGGTTGCGGTCTCAGGTGGTGCAGACAGCGTCGCGTTGCTGCGCGCCCTGATGGAACTGGTCTCAGCGACAGAGCACGACTGCCGCCCCGGTTCTCTGGTCGTAGCCCACCTGAATCACGGCCTGCGGGGCGCAGATTCCGACGCGGACGCAGACTGGCTGACCGAGACCTGCCGGGCATTGAATCTGCCTCTCGTATTGGAAAAACAGGAACTGGCACCGCAACAGACGGGACCCTCGACGGGCCTGGAAGAACTGAGTCGGTCCGCCCGCTATGAATTTCTGATCCGGACTGCGAACGCAGAACACTGCACGCGGATTGCGGTCGCGCACACGCGCGACGATCAGGCGGAAACCGTGTTGCATCACATCATCCGCGGCACTGGAATCTCCGGCCTGAAAGGCATCCCCCGTGTTCGTTTACTGGCGGAAAACCTCTATCTCGTACGTCCCTTGCTGGATCTCGGTCGTGAAGACGTCGTGCGATATCTGCAGGAGTGCGGCCAGGAATTTCGCACCGATGCGTCGAACACAGATCTGCGTTTTACCCGTAATCGCATTCGTCATCAGTTACTCCCCTACCTGAAAACAGAGTTCAATCCCGCTGTCGTGCAGGCCTTACAACGGCTCTCGCAACAGGCGGAAGAAGTCACTGAAGTGATTTCGGCAGATGTGACACAGATTCTAAATCGTGCGACCCTCGATCGGAACCGGGAGACCTGGCGGCTGGACTGTGATCAACTGTTCGATACTCCCGATTATCTGGTCAAACAGTGCTTTCTCAAGATCTGGCAGGAGATGCACTGGTCGCGGAAGCGGATGGGCTTCGATCACTGGCAGCGACTGCTCGAACTGACGCGGGAGGGCCAGAAAATTCACCTGCCCGACCAGATTGAAGCGGAACGGCGGGAACGCCTGCTGATTTTACGCAGGCTGCCTGACCGCACGGAGACTTAA
- a CDS encoding MFS transporter: protein MNNNKPLFIASFMTLIAAGVGFAIRGGILADWGAQYGFTKFDLGTITGGGLVGFGVVILLASLITDNVGYKPILLLAFILHVLSALVTFAATPIFNSMGKDATYWCLYIGMFMFAVANGLCEAVINPLVATLYPRQKTHYLNILHAGWPGGLIIGGIIATIYTSIKGNVAGMRWEIPMAVFLVPTLIYGFIVIKQKFPQSEAKSAGVSFGQMLMTFASPLLLFLLLLHACVGYVELGTDSWIANITESIVTGQGLYLFIYASAIMFVLRFFAGPIVEKINPLGLLFMSACFGSIGLYMIGSSQGVVWVWIAVTVYGLGKTFLWPTMLGVVGELFPKGGAITMGAMGGIGMLSAGLLGGPGIGYNQDYYATEKLEEIAPQTYERYSVAEANGFLFLPKIKGLDGSKVSVLNNDGQDLEKKVEQLDKEGKSDAYISNLNTWWQGAEAFAPEDIGPVEEAGIYGGRMALKCTALVPLVMAIGYLILVIYFYMKGGYKAEVLHGEEPDGEHYTGGVEGPVE from the coding sequence ATGAACAATAACAAACCGCTGTTTATTGCGAGTTTTATGACTCTCATCGCCGCCGGCGTCGGATTCGCCATCCGCGGCGGGATCCTCGCAGACTGGGGTGCCCAGTACGGATTCACCAAGTTCGACCTGGGAACGATTACCGGAGGCGGCCTCGTCGGTTTCGGTGTCGTGATTCTGCTGGCCAGTCTGATCACCGACAATGTCGGCTACAAACCGATCCTGCTGCTGGCATTCATTCTGCATGTGCTGTCAGCCCTGGTCACCTTTGCTGCGACACCCATCTTCAACAGCATGGGTAAAGATGCGACCTACTGGTGTCTCTACATCGGGATGTTCATGTTTGCAGTGGCGAACGGCTTGTGTGAAGCGGTCATCAATCCGCTGGTTGCGACACTTTATCCTCGACAGAAAACGCACTACCTCAACATTCTGCACGCCGGCTGGCCGGGCGGGCTGATTATCGGCGGGATCATCGCTACGATCTACACGAGCATCAAAGGCAATGTTGCCGGAATGCGATGGGAAATTCCAATGGCGGTCTTTCTCGTGCCGACCCTGATCTACGGTTTCATCGTGATCAAGCAGAAGTTTCCGCAATCGGAAGCCAAGTCGGCTGGTGTCAGCTTTGGCCAGATGTTGATGACGTTTGCCAGCCCGCTGTTGTTGTTCCTGCTCCTGCTGCATGCCTGTGTCGGTTATGTAGAACTGGGTACGGACAGCTGGATTGCCAACATCACAGAGTCCATCGTTACGGGACAGGGACTGTATCTGTTCATCTACGCTTCAGCGATCATGTTCGTCCTGCGTTTCTTCGCCGGTCCGATTGTAGAAAAAATCAATCCGCTGGGTCTGCTCTTCATGAGTGCCTGCTTCGGTTCCATCGGTCTGTACATGATCGGTTCTTCACAGGGAGTCGTCTGGGTCTGGATCGCCGTGACTGTTTACGGCCTGGGTAAAACCTTCCTCTGGCCGACCATGCTGGGTGTGGTTGGCGAACTGTTCCCCAAAGGGGGCGCGATCACCATGGGCGCCATGGGAGGCATCGGTATGCTCTCAGCCGGTCTGTTGGGTGGCCCCGGCATCGGTTACAACCAGGATTACTATGCGACTGAAAAGCTCGAGGAAATTGCTCCTCAAACTTACGAACGCTATTCCGTTGCGGAAGCGAACGGCTTCCTGTTTCTCCCCAAGATTAAAGGTCTCGATGGTTCGAAGGTCAGTGTCTTGAACAATGATGGCCAGGATCTGGAGAAAAAAGTAGAACAGCTTGATAAAGAGGGAAAATCGGATGCATACATTTCCAACCTCAATACCTGGTGGCAGGGAGCGGAAGCGTTTGCCCCTGAAGATATCGGCCCGGTAGAAGAAGCCGGCATCTACGGAGGTCGGATGGCACTGAAGTGCACGGCCCTGGTTCCGCTGGTCATGGCCATTGGTTACCTGATTCTGGTGATCTACTTCTACATGAAGGGTGGCTACAAGGCAGAAGTTCTGCACGGCGAAGAACCGGACGGCGAACACTACACCGGTGGTGTTGAAGGTCCCGTTGAGTAA
- a CDS encoding threonine synthase, whose amino-acid sequence MQDAFPESPTFVTHLECGMEHDHYEADQLHGLSKAGKPLLVKYDLDGIKQSVSKADLAARPATLWRYREFLPVRKSENIVSLGEIHTPLIPVPRLQGGQGQVWIKDEGRLPTGSFKARGLCMAVSMAKELGVTKVAMPTNGNAGAALAAYGTRAGMKSYIFCPGDTPEINVREIAAQGANVWRVNGLINDCGKIVGEGKEKVGWFDFSTLKEPYRIEGKKTMGLELADQMGWEVPDVIFYPTGGGTGLIGMWKAFNELKEMGWLTGKLPRMVAVQASGCAPMVKAYEAGEEHAPLWENAHTIAAGIRVPIAVGDFLILRAVRESNGFATAVDDDKISAALDECSQKEGFLMCPEGAATYAAYKQELASGRVSPDESAVLFNCATGLKYPLPPADQSIDINEPVDYSMFD is encoded by the coding sequence ATGCAAGACGCTTTCCCCGAGTCTCCCACGTTTGTCACCCACCTTGAATGTGGCATGGAGCATGATCACTACGAAGCCGACCAGTTACACGGCCTGTCCAAAGCGGGCAAGCCCCTGCTGGTGAAATACGATCTGGACGGCATCAAGCAGTCGGTCAGTAAGGCAGACCTGGCAGCCCGCCCCGCGACTCTCTGGCGGTATCGCGAATTTCTGCCGGTTCGCAAATCGGAAAACATCGTCAGCCTGGGCGAAATTCATACACCACTGATTCCCGTACCACGTCTGCAGGGAGGACAGGGTCAGGTCTGGATCAAAGATGAAGGTCGTCTGCCCACGGGTTCGTTCAAAGCCCGCGGTCTGTGCATGGCAGTCTCGATGGCCAAAGAACTGGGCGTCACCAAAGTCGCGATGCCCACTAACGGGAATGCAGGTGCCGCACTGGCCGCCTATGGTACCCGGGCCGGCATGAAGTCTTACATCTTCTGTCCCGGTGATACTCCAGAAATCAATGTCCGTGAAATCGCCGCCCAGGGAGCGAACGTCTGGCGGGTAAATGGACTGATCAACGACTGCGGAAAAATTGTGGGTGAAGGGAAAGAGAAAGTCGGCTGGTTCGACTTCTCCACACTCAAAGAACCGTACCGCATCGAAGGTAAAAAAACGATGGGCCTGGAACTGGCCGATCAGATGGGTTGGGAAGTCCCCGATGTCATCTTCTACCCGACCGGCGGTGGTACCGGTTTGATCGGCATGTGGAAAGCCTTTAACGAACTCAAAGAGATGGGCTGGCTCACCGGTAAACTGCCTCGCATGGTGGCTGTCCAGGCATCCGGCTGTGCCCCGATGGTGAAAGCCTATGAAGCGGGTGAAGAACACGCCCCACTCTGGGAGAATGCCCATACAATCGCTGCAGGAATCCGGGTTCCCATCGCCGTTGGTGACTTCCTGATTCTGCGTGCAGTCCGGGAAAGCAACGGGTTTGCGACTGCCGTCGATGATGACAAAATCTCGGCCGCCCTGGATGAATGTTCGCAGAAGGAAGGTTTCCTGATGTGTCCCGAAGGGGCCGCGACCTATGCCGCCTACAAACAGGAACTGGCATCGGGTCGTGTCAGCCCGGATGAGAGTGCAGTCCTGTTTAACTGTGCGACCGGATTGAAATACCCACTGCCTCCCGCAGACCAGTCAATCGATATCAACGAGCCCGTTGACTACTCGATGTTTGACTAA
- a CDS encoding hydroxyacid dehydrogenase, whose translation MSNVLVTENIQGASMNDLMKDLDVEFDAYLWQNVNLLKQKLADAQALIVRNQTKVNQELIDAAPNLKIIARAGAGLDNVDTAYAKEKGIVVSYTPDANSLSVAELTLGLMLALLRKIPEARQDTLTGGWNRIKFTGTELNGKTLGLIGMGRIGTLTATRARAFGMNIIAADPYLAADAPHLKELNGKLVSLDDLLAQADVITCHSPLTPDTRGMLTYQHFSKMKPTACFINTSRGEVVDERGLTQALLEHKLAGAALDVREVEPPHQSALNQLENVILTPHIAAFTLEAQERVVDAVCEDVRLVLSGKPAVNVFQS comes from the coding sequence ATGAGCAATGTGCTGGTGACCGAAAATATTCAAGGGGCATCCATGAACGATCTGATGAAAGATCTGGATGTCGAGTTTGACGCCTACCTCTGGCAGAACGTCAATCTGCTGAAGCAGAAGCTTGCAGATGCCCAGGCACTGATTGTCAGGAATCAGACGAAAGTCAACCAGGAACTGATTGATGCAGCTCCCAACCTGAAAATCATTGCCCGCGCCGGTGCGGGTCTGGACAACGTCGATACCGCTTACGCGAAAGAGAAAGGCATCGTCGTCAGTTACACGCCCGATGCGAACTCACTCTCTGTGGCAGAGTTGACGCTGGGACTGATGCTGGCCCTGCTCCGCAAGATTCCCGAAGCACGACAGGACACACTGACCGGCGGCTGGAACCGCATTAAATTCACCGGCACCGAATTGAATGGCAAAACACTGGGCCTGATTGGCATGGGACGGATCGGTACACTGACCGCAACCCGAGCCCGGGCCTTCGGTATGAACATCATCGCCGCCGACCCGTATCTTGCTGCCGACGCACCGCATTTGAAAGAGCTCAACGGCAAACTGGTTTCGCTGGATGATCTGCTGGCACAGGCAGATGTGATTACCTGTCACAGCCCGCTGACACCGGACACGCGCGGGATGCTGACCTATCAGCATTTCAGCAAAATGAAACCGACGGCCTGTTTCATCAACACCTCGCGGGGAGAAGTCGTCGACGAACGGGGACTGACCCAGGCGTTGCTGGAACATAAGCTGGCCGGTGCTGCCCTGGACGTGCGGGAAGTCGAACCTCCTCACCAGAGCGCCCTGAATCAACTGGAGAACGTGATCTTAACACCGCATATCGCCGCCTTTACCCTGGAAGCCCAGGAGCGGGTGGTAGACGCGGTCTGCGAAGACGTCCGACTCGTGCTGAGCGGCAAACCGGCCGTCAATGTTTTTCAATCTTAA
- a CDS encoding MFS transporter, giving the protein MQDELKEDKWYHGISRYQWLVLIIASLGWVFDVFEGQIFVASMNEAMPSLIRVEPLSEEELQNPQKVEAHEKEISGRKALYNNIALGAFLIGGALGGIAFGALSDRIGRKKTMSLTILFYSFFTCLSALSQEWWQLAGFRFLVALGVGGEWAVASTLVAETFPPKARARVGSIFHASSVLGTYLAILAGAFIIGNESIQAYAKEAGMESMPWRIGFALGVVPSFLIIWIRRSMHEPESWQQAQEASREGGGKKMGSITDLMLPEYVKGTCIGVLLAAIGLATFWGVHIYGKNAFLNAVQADYLAEQFPGQAEVSPDESKAYLETIKAPLKRWEMLGMFLATTGGGLGLLAFGPICEWVGRRGAFFLFHVGGLISSLLLFQVFHNATVIGCFLPLFGFLTLGMHAGYAIYFPELYPTRMRGTGTGFCFNAGRILAAPILFIGGWMQKDWGYSLAQTATILSMLYIVGAILPYFARETKGSELME; this is encoded by the coding sequence ATGCAAGACGAACTCAAAGAAGACAAATGGTATCACGGCATTTCCCGTTACCAGTGGCTGGTGTTGATTATTGCCTCGCTGGGCTGGGTCTTCGATGTGTTCGAAGGCCAGATCTTCGTCGCCAGCATGAACGAGGCAATGCCTTCACTGATCCGGGTTGAGCCGCTGAGTGAGGAGGAACTCCAGAATCCCCAGAAAGTAGAGGCACACGAGAAAGAGATCTCGGGACGCAAGGCACTCTATAACAATATCGCACTCGGCGCCTTCCTGATCGGTGGTGCGCTGGGGGGGATTGCCTTTGGCGCTTTGAGCGACCGCATCGGCCGTAAAAAGACGATGTCGCTGACGATTCTATTCTATTCGTTCTTTACCTGTCTCTCGGCGTTGTCACAGGAATGGTGGCAGTTGGCCGGGTTCCGCTTTCTGGTGGCCCTCGGTGTGGGGGGCGAGTGGGCGGTGGCGAGTACCCTCGTTGCGGAAACCTTTCCCCCGAAAGCACGCGCCCGTGTGGGGAGTATCTTTCACGCCTCCAGTGTGCTGGGAACCTACCTCGCGATTCTGGCGGGGGCCTTTATCATCGGGAATGAAAGTATTCAGGCCTATGCCAAAGAAGCCGGCATGGAAAGCATGCCCTGGCGGATTGGCTTTGCACTCGGGGTCGTGCCTTCATTCCTGATCATCTGGATCCGTCGTTCGATGCACGAGCCGGAATCCTGGCAACAGGCCCAGGAGGCTTCCCGCGAAGGTGGTGGCAAAAAGATGGGCTCCATCACGGACCTGATGTTGCCCGAGTATGTTAAGGGAACCTGCATCGGCGTGTTACTGGCAGCGATCGGACTGGCTACATTCTGGGGCGTCCACATCTATGGAAAGAATGCATTTTTGAATGCCGTTCAGGCGGACTACCTGGCCGAACAGTTCCCCGGACAGGCCGAGGTCTCTCCCGATGAAAGTAAGGCGTACCTGGAAACGATCAAGGCCCCCCTCAAACGCTGGGAGATGCTGGGAATGTTCCTGGCCACCACCGGCGGTGGACTGGGGTTGCTGGCATTCGGACCGATCTGCGAATGGGTCGGACGCCGGGGGGCATTTTTTCTGTTTCACGTGGGGGGGCTGATCAGTTCCTTACTGCTGTTCCAGGTATTTCATAATGCAACCGTGATCGGCTGCTTTCTGCCCTTGTTTGGTTTTCTGACACTTGGCATGCACGCCGGTTATGCGATTTACTTCCCCGAACTTTATCCCACCCGTATGCGGGGCACCGGTACCGGCTTCTGCTTTAATGCCGGTCGTATCCTGGCTGCACCGATCCTGTTCATCGGGGGCTGGATGCAGAAGGACTGGGGCTATTCACTGGCACAGACAGCAACGATTCTGAGCATGCTGTATATCGTCGGTGCGATTCTGCCCTACTTTGCCCGTGAAACCAAAGGCAGCGAGCTGATGGAATAG
- a CDS encoding sulfite exporter TauE/SafE family protein, with product MMFSDPQLWLFVLLAVFCSALIQGIIGFGYAIVAMAVLPLLLNFREANLLVAYSIVLPVIWTFWAYRRHSNLKLLAGAIIGSLVGLPLGLLTFTLIDLDYLVRGTGLVILLIVVDGFFQKPVHVDEGPQKASSVWSTFAGFCSGFLAGSTSIAGPPIVIYAIRQPWTQEQYKGFIFGFFIMISISRAIGLALMGFATLPVMVTTAVIVPFVFLGTKLGLMLGPKINPILFKRCLLLLLAVSSLYMLIQGKPAVPTENEPPMVEIIEPGDGQPKIQTFPEKSSP from the coding sequence ATGATGTTTTCTGATCCACAGTTGTGGTTATTCGTCCTCCTTGCTGTTTTCTGTTCTGCGTTGATCCAGGGAATTATCGGCTTCGGTTATGCCATCGTAGCGATGGCGGTGCTGCCTCTGTTACTCAATTTTCGCGAAGCCAATCTGCTCGTGGCATACAGCATTGTGCTGCCGGTAATCTGGACGTTCTGGGCTTACCGCAGGCATTCGAACCTGAAACTGCTGGCGGGAGCCATCATCGGTTCGCTGGTGGGACTCCCCCTGGGGCTGCTGACGTTCACCCTGATCGATCTGGATTACCTGGTACGGGGCACCGGGCTGGTGATCCTGCTGATCGTCGTCGACGGCTTCTTTCAGAAGCCGGTACATGTTGACGAAGGGCCGCAGAAAGCCTCTTCGGTGTGGAGCACATTCGCCGGGTTCTGCAGCGGCTTCCTGGCGGGATCGACGAGTATCGCGGGGCCGCCGATCGTGATCTATGCGATTCGCCAGCCCTGGACGCAGGAACAATACAAGGGCTTCATCTTCGGGTTCTTCATCATGATTTCCATTTCGCGGGCCATCGGTCTGGCTCTGATGGGCTTCGCCACACTCCCCGTGATGGTGACGACCGCGGTGATTGTTCCCTTTGTCTTTCTGGGAACCAAACTGGGCCTGATGCTGGGCCCTAAAATCAATCCGATATTGTTTAAGCGATGCCTGCTCTTGCTGCTGGCGGTCAGTTCGCTGTATATGCTGATCCAGGGCAAGCCGGCGGTTCCTACAGAAAATGAACCTCCGATGGTGGAAATCATCGAACCGGGCGATGGCCAACCGAAGATTCAGACCTTCCCGGAAAAATCATCTCCCTGA
- a CDS encoding TIGR04282 family arsenosugar biosynthesis glycosyltransferase — MVSRQGAIAVFVKTPGYSPLKTRLAADIGQQSAEQFHTRSAPAVQAVVAAVSKERQVVPYWAVAEPMACDAPLWNDFTTIPQGAGGLGDRLAHVNQQLLEQHAFVIFLGADAPQLSREILLEAIEILDQPGKPPRFVLGPAADGGFYLFGTRVCLDKQLWNSVPYSVSETASVLCERLQSWGAVHQLPRLTDVDTITDLPALIQELLQLETRLPAQQQLLEWLQGDDFSGKV, encoded by the coding sequence ATGGTTTCACGGCAAGGCGCAATCGCCGTCTTTGTAAAGACCCCGGGGTATTCCCCGTTAAAAACAAGACTGGCGGCCGACATTGGACAGCAGTCAGCCGAGCAGTTTCATACACGTTCTGCCCCGGCGGTGCAGGCAGTGGTAGCAGCCGTCTCAAAGGAGAGACAGGTCGTTCCCTACTGGGCGGTCGCGGAACCGATGGCTTGCGACGCGCCCCTCTGGAACGATTTTACAACCATCCCGCAGGGAGCAGGGGGACTCGGAGACAGACTGGCCCACGTCAATCAGCAATTACTGGAACAGCACGCGTTCGTGATTTTTCTCGGTGCAGATGCGCCGCAGTTGTCGCGCGAGATCCTGCTGGAAGCAATTGAGATTCTCGACCAGCCTGGAAAACCTCCCCGTTTCGTCCTGGGACCTGCTGCAGATGGGGGCTTCTATCTGTTTGGGACGCGTGTTTGCCTGGACAAACAACTCTGGAACAGTGTGCCTTACAGTGTAAGCGAGACCGCGTCAGTTCTTTGTGAACGGCTGCAATCCTGGGGAGCCGTGCATCAACTGCCCCGGTTGACCGATGTAGATACGATTACAGACCTGCCTGCGCTCATTCAGGAACTTCTGCAGCTGGAAACCCGGTTGCCTGCCCAGCAGCAGCTGCTGGAGTGGCTTCAGGGAGATGATTTTTCCGGGAAGGTCTGA
- a CDS encoding TIGR04283 family arsenosugar biosynthesis glycosyltransferase, translating to MDSAAALSVVIPILQGDASWMKLLPDLSAFPDSTEFLFVSNGPPPADWETLLQTSPLRQQCRWQQTAIGRAVQMNEGAVLAQQHFILFLHADSRLPAHSVSRLFESLQTDPAALHYFNLRFEEQSFFLMHVNRWGVWLRSHLLGMPFGDQGLCLEKDAFHSLGGFDESAAYGEDHLLVWKARQAGLRLKCTGADIATSARKYRERGWLKVTLQHLWLTACQATPQFYLLMKARIRVWFHGKAQSPSL from the coding sequence ATGGATTCTGCAGCAGCGCTCTCCGTCGTGATCCCGATCCTCCAGGGGGATGCATCCTGGATGAAACTGCTGCCCGATTTGAGTGCGTTCCCGGATTCAACCGAGTTTCTGTTCGTCTCAAACGGACCTCCGCCCGCTGACTGGGAGACGCTGCTGCAGACATCCCCGCTGCGGCAGCAATGTCGCTGGCAGCAGACTGCGATCGGCCGGGCAGTGCAGATGAACGAGGGAGCCGTGCTGGCCCAGCAGCATTTTATTTTGTTTCTGCACGCCGATTCACGTCTGCCTGCACACAGCGTTTCCAGACTGTTCGAGTCCCTGCAAACGGACCCAGCGGCACTGCATTATTTTAATCTGCGGTTTGAAGAGCAGAGTTTTTTTCTGATGCACGTCAATCGCTGGGGTGTCTGGCTTCGCTCGCATCTCCTGGGCATGCCCTTTGGAGATCAGGGGCTCTGTCTGGAGAAGGATGCCTTTCATTCGCTGGGCGGATTTGACGAATCAGCGGCTTACGGCGAAGATCATCTGCTGGTCTGGAAAGCCCGTCAGGCGGGACTGCGACTGAAATGCACGGGGGCAGACATTGCCACGAGCGCCCGTAAATATCGGGAGCGGGGCTGGCTCAAGGTCACACTCCAGCACCTCTGGCTCACGGCCTGCCAGGCGACACCCCAATTCTATTTACTGATGAAAGCACGGATTCGAGTATGGTTTCACGGCAAGGCGCAATCGCCGTCTTTGTAA
- a CDS encoding methyltransferase domain-containing protein, with translation MNSVNTRQQSTEEASVYNRYASAAQEREQSLCCPVQYNPAYLSIIPEEILEKDYGCGDPSPYISPGDTVLDLGSGGGKICYIASQIVGPEGRVIGVDCNAEMLALARKYQQPVAEELGYANVEFRCGLIQDLQLDLDLLNQELAHSPIDSQARWLELRDLEQRLRSESPLIADESVDCVVSNCVLNLVREADRAQLLQEVFRVLKRGGKAVISDIVCDEDVPQEMRDDPTLWSGCISGAFREDAFLSAFEAAGFHGMEILKREEQPWQTVNGIEFRSVTVSAYKGKQGPCLERNQALIYRGPFKKVEDDDGHLYFRGQRIAVCDKTFNLLQQAPYAGQFLPVEPYQDIPLKQATEMDCRRNAIRDPRETKGKGFDLTTQILDSCCTPDGGCC, from the coding sequence ATGAACTCAGTCAATACACGACAGCAGTCAACCGAAGAGGCCTCGGTCTACAATCGCTATGCCAGTGCGGCACAGGAACGCGAGCAATCACTCTGCTGTCCGGTACAATACAACCCCGCCTACCTGTCGATCATCCCGGAAGAAATTCTCGAAAAAGATTACGGCTGCGGAGATCCGTCACCCTACATTTCTCCGGGAGACACGGTCCTCGACCTGGGATCGGGGGGCGGTAAGATCTGTTATATCGCTTCCCAGATTGTCGGCCCGGAGGGACGGGTGATCGGCGTGGACTGCAATGCAGAAATGCTGGCGCTGGCGAGAAAGTATCAGCAGCCGGTCGCTGAAGAACTGGGATATGCAAACGTGGAATTTCGCTGTGGTCTGATTCAGGATCTGCAGCTGGATCTCGACCTGCTCAACCAGGAACTGGCCCACAGCCCCATCGACAGTCAGGCACGCTGGCTGGAACTGCGTGACCTGGAACAGCGACTGCGCAGTGAATCGCCCCTGATCGCGGACGAGAGCGTCGACTGCGTCGTCTCCAACTGCGTGTTGAACCTGGTGCGGGAAGCGGACCGGGCGCAGTTGCTGCAGGAAGTCTTTCGGGTATTGAAGCGGGGCGGGAAAGCGGTCATCAGCGATATCGTCTGCGATGAAGATGTGCCCCAGGAGATGCGCGATGATCCGACGCTCTGGTCGGGTTGTATCTCGGGCGCGTTTCGCGAAGATGCGTTCCTGTCGGCTTTCGAAGCGGCCGGCTTCCACGGGATGGAAATTCTCAAACGCGAAGAGCAGCCCTGGCAGACCGTTAACGGGATTGAGTTCCGTTCGGTCACCGTCTCTGCTTACAAGGGGAAACAGGGACCCTGCCTGGAACGCAACCAGGCTTTGATTTATCGTGGTCCGTTCAAAAAAGTGGAAGACGACGACGGTCACCTCTACTTCCGCGGGCAGCGGATCGCGGTCTGTGACAAAACATTCAACCTGCTGCAGCAGGCCCCTTATGCGGGACAGTTCCTGCCGGTGGAACCGTACCAGGATATTCCACTTAAACAGGCGACCGAGATGGACTGTCGTCGGAATGCGATTCGAGATCCCCGGGAAACCAAGGGCAAGGGCTTTGATCTGACCACCCAGATTCTGGACTCCTGCTGTACCCCGGACGGTGGCTGCTGCTGA